A window from Acinonyx jubatus isolate Ajub_Pintada_27869175 chromosome E1, VMU_Ajub_asm_v1.0, whole genome shotgun sequence encodes these proteins:
- the TRIM47 gene encoding E3 ubiquitin-protein ligase TRIM47, whose amino-acid sequence MDGSGPFSCPICLEPLREPVTLPCGHNFCLACLGALWPHRGAGGAGGPGGAARCPLCQEPFPDGLQLRKNHTLSELLQLRQGSGSAPGPGSGPAPASASASAPEPASPSAPPSAPEPSAPCAPEPWPGGEEPVRCDACPEGAALPAALSCLSCLASFCPAHLGPHERSPALRGHRLVPPLRRLEESLCPRHLRPLERYCRAERMCLCEACAAQEHQGHELVPLEQERALQEAEQSKVLSAVEDRMDELGACIAQSRRTVALIKSAAAAERERVSRLFAEAAAILQGFQTEVLGFIEEGEATMLGRSQGDLRRQEEQRSRLSRARHNLSQVPEADSVSFLQELLALRLALEEGCGPGPGPPRELSFTRSSQAVRAVRELLTATCASQWEQLRGLGTEADAESQDPDSTNHLESEAPRDYFLKFAYIVDLDSDTADKYLQLFGTKGVKRVLCPINYPESPTRFTHCEQVLGEGALDRGTYYWEVEIIEGWVSVGVMAEDFSPQEPYDRGRLGRNAHSCCLQWNGRSFSVWFHGLEAPLPHPFSPTVGICLEYADRALAFYAVRDGKMNLLRRLKASRARRSSSLSSSIDPFQSRLDSHFAGLFTRRLKPAFFLESVDAHLQMGPLKKSCISVLKRR is encoded by the exons ATGGACGGCAGCGGGCCCTTCAGCTGCCCCATCTGCCTGGAGCCGCTCCGGGAGCCGGTGACGCTGCCCTGCGGCCACAACTTCTGCCTCGCCTGCCTGGGCGCGCTCTGGCCGCACCGCGGCGCGGGTGGCGCCGGCGGGCCCGGAGGCGCGGCCCGCTGCCCGCTGTGCCAGGAGCCCTTCCCCGACGGCCTGCAGCTCCGCAAGAACCACACGCTGTCCGAGCTGCTGCAGCTCCGCCAGGGCTCGGGCTCCGCGCCCGGGCCCGGCTCCGGCCCGGCCCcggcctcggcctcggcctcGGCCCCGGAGCCCGCGTCGCCCAGCGCCCCGCCCAGCGCCCCGGAGCCTTCGGCTCCCTGCGCGCCCGAGCCCTGGCCCGGTGGCGAAGAGCCGGTGCGCTGCGACGCGTGCCCCGAGGGCGCCGCCCTGCCTGCCGCGctctcctgcctctcctgcctcgCCTCCTTCTGCCCGGCGCACTTGGGCCCGCACGAGCGCAGCCCCGCGCTGCGCGGACACCGCCTAGTGCCGCCGCTGCGCCGGCTGGAGGAGAGCCTGTGCCCGCGCCACCTGCGGCCGCTTGAGCGCTACTGCCGTGCGGAGCGCATGTGCCTGTGCGAGGCCTGCGCCGCCCAGGAGCACCAGGGCCACGAGCTCGTGCCGCTGGAGCAGGAGCGCGCGCTCCAGGAG GCCGAGCAGTCCAAAGTCCTGAGTGCTGTGGAGGACCGCATGGATGAGCTGGGCGCCTGCATTGCACAGTCCCGGCGCACGGTGGCCCTCATCAAG AGCGCCGCCGCAGCAGAGCGGGAGAGGGTGAGCCGGCTGTTCGCCGAGGCTGCAGCCATCCTGCAGGGGTTCCAGACGGAGGTGCTGGGCTTCATCGAGGAGGGCGAGGCCACCATGCTGGGCCGCTCCCAGGGGGACCTGCGGAGGCAGGAGGAACAGCGCAGCAGGCTCAGCCGGGCCCGCCACAACCTCAGTCAGGTCCCTGAAGCCGACTCAGTCAGCTTCCTGCAG GAGCTCCTGGCACTCAGGCTGGCCCTGGAGGAGGGGTGCGGCCCTGGGCCCGGCCCCCCGAGGGAGCTCAGCTTCACCAGATCATCCCAAGCCGTGCGGGCGGTGAGAGAGCTGCTAACGGCCACCTGTGCCAGCCAGTGGGAGCAGCTGCGGGGGCTGGGCACAGAAG CCGATGCTGAGTCCCAAGACCCCGATAGCACCAACCACTTGGAGAGTGAGGCTCCCAGGGACTACTTCCTCAAGT TTGCCTACATCGTGGACCTGGACAGCGACACGGCAGACAAGTACCTGCAGCTGTTTGGAACCAAAGGTGTAAAGAGGGTGCTGTGTCCCATCAACTACCCCGAGTCACCCACTCGCTTCACCCACTGCGAGCAGGTGCTGGGTGAGGGTGCCCTGGACCGGGGCACCTACTATTGGGAGGTAGAGATCATCGAAGGCTGGGTCAGCGTGGGGGTCATGGCCGAAGACTTCTCCCCACAAGAGCCCTATGACCGGGGCCGGCTCGGCCGCAATGCCCACTCCTGCTGCCTGCAGTGGAACGGACGCAGCTTCTCCGTCTGGTTCCACGGGCTGGAGGCGCCCCTGCCCCACCCGTTCTCGCCCACCGTCGGGATCTGCCTAGAATATGCCGACCGAGCCTTGGCCTTCTATGCTGTGCGGGATGGCAAGATGAACCTTCTTCGGAGGTTGAAGGCCTCCCGGGCCCGCCGGAGcagctccctgtcctcctccATTGACCCCTTCCAAAGCCGCCTGGACAGCCATTTTGCAGGGCTCTTCACTCGCAGGCTAAAGCCTGCCTTCTTCCTGGAGAGTGTGGACGCCCATCTGCAGATGGGGCCCCTGAAGAAATCCTGCATATCTGTGCTGAAGAGGAGGTGA